From the Scatophagus argus isolate fScaArg1 chromosome 21, fScaArg1.pri, whole genome shotgun sequence genome, one window contains:
- the LOC124053231 gene encoding neoverrucotoxin subunit alpha-like isoform X1 yields the protein MNVSSKVADMATDILEMPGLSRPFTLGMLYDARREKMIPGFSLFGDEVLEKYTSVSTQNSCEFQTIASDSIDSKSSMMNIQASLGVSMLGGLVEVAGSAKYLNDTKKYQNQSRVTLNYKVTTTYKQFTAPPGSVKVQQTSITDQGLATHVVTGILYGANAFFVFDSEKLDDSNLQDIQGKMEAVIKKIPTVSIEGSGSVKLTDEEKTLANNLSCKFHGDFILESLPTTFEDAVKTYQKLPNLLGEGTETVPVKVWLVPLRRFYSKAEQLVREITLGRVRKIHSILQDLCRLKMRCTDSMDDKIVRQFPLIYDRISNFLQIFQDYTLSVKQTIAKKVPLIRGGTEDESSIEKIIADRAKSPFSNENVSAWLDTIEREISALKACVGAMDETQTKFVSNQTELDKEVLAPDAKHAVCFVFTSLDRTDPYPRVLSNFLESPNSEDTTYVPPSTEDLWCFSPRVIIKMKQKARNFSELANNLKDSKNVRFLTAAMANDKYQGATIYYYKEGSLVTDDFTFPRMPMVDNIKDRRDLLWYSCDLSFDPNTLNYLLTLSDDNKHVESGKQQKYRDHPERFDCLQQVMCKERLTGCHYWEVEWTGYVRVGVSYVSIGRKGTNQPCAVGENWSSWALDYEPRKGYSFKHDKTNKNVTVASPGFKRLGVYLDWRAGGLAFFMVSSNEVQHIHSIRTKFTEPVYPAFRLGSGFDHGTVSLL from the exons GTTTCTCATTGTTTGGTGATGAAGTTCTGGAAAAATATACATCAGTCAGCACTCAAAACAGCTGTGAGTTCCAAACCATTGCCTCTGATTCCATTGATTCCAAGTCCTCTATGATGAACATTCAAGCCTCTCTTGGAGTCAGTATGCTGGGTGGACTGGTTGAAGTTGCTGGATCTGCTAAGTACCTGAATGATACAAAGAAATACCAGAATCAGAGCAGAGTCACACTCAACTACAAAGTTACTACCACTTATAAACAATTCACAGCTCCTCCTGGAAGTGTGAAGGTGCAGCAAACATCCATTACTGACCAGGGCTTGGCAACACATGTAGTCACAGGCATCCTTTATGGGGCAAATGCGTTTTTTGTATTTGACAGTGAGAAGTTAGATGATAGCAACCTTCAGGACATCCAGGGTAAAATGGAAGCTGTGATAAAGAAGATTCCTACTGTTAGTATTGAGGGGTCAGGATCTGTCAAACTGACTGATGAAGAAAAGACCTTGGCCAacaatctctcctgcaagttTCATGGAGACTTCATTCTTGAAAGCCTCCCTACAACCTTTGAAGATGCAGTGAAGACTTACCAGAAACTTCCAAATCTTCTTGGAGAAGGAACAGAAACAGTTCCTGTGAAGGTCTGGCTGGTCCCCTTGAGGAGATTCTATTCTAAAGCTGAGCAGCTGGTCCGTGAGATCACTCTTGGTAGAGTAAGAAAGATTCACAGTATCTTGCAAGACTTGTGTCGGCTGAAGATGAGATGCACTGATTCTATGGATGACAAAATTGTAAGACAGTTCCCGTTGATTTATGACAGGATTAGCAATTTCCTACAGATATTTCAGGACTACACTCTTTCTGTGAAACAGACAATTGCAAAGAAAGTTCCACTGATTCGGGGAGGTACAGAAGATGAGAGTTCAATAGAGAAGATAATTGCAGATAGGGCCAAGTCACCATTCAGCAATGAAAATGTGAGCGCGTGGCTGGATACCATAGAGAGAGAAATCAGTGCCTTAAAGGCCTGTGTAGGCGCAATGGACgaaacacagacaaagtttGTCTCAAATCAGACAGAGCTGGATAAAGAAGTTCTCGCTCCAGATGCAAAGCatgctgtgtgctttgttttcacctCCCTGGATCGCACTGATCCCTACCCTAGAGTGTTGTCCAACTTTTTGGAATCACCTAATTCAGAAGACACTACATATGTCCCTCCATCTACTGAAGACCTGTGGTGTTTCTCCCCTCGGGTGataatcaaaatgaaacaaaaagccCGGAATTTTAGTGAACTTGCCAACAACCTGAAGGACAGCAAGAATGTCCGCTTCCTCACAGCTGCCATGGCAAACGACAAATATCAAGGAGCAACTATCTACTACTACAAGGAAGGCAGTCTGGTCACTGATGACTTCACATTCCCTCGCATGCCTATGGTGGACAACATCAAAGACAGAAGAGATTTACTCTGGT ATTCCTGTGACCTGAGCTTCGACCCAAACACACTAAACTATCTCCTCACTCTATCTGATGACAACAAACACGTGGAGTctggaaaacagcagaaatatcGTGATCACCCAGAGAGGTTCGACTGCCTTCAACAGGTGATGTGCAAAGAGAGGCTGACCGGGTGCCattactgggaggtggagtggaCTGGATATGTTCGTGTAGGTGTCTCGTATGTATCAATCGGCAGGAAAGGGACAAACCAGCCCTGTGCTGTTGGAGAGAATTGGAGCTCCTGGGCTTTAGATTATGAGCCCAGAAAAGGATACAGTTTTAaacatgataaaacaaacaaaaatgtcactgtggCTTCTCCTGGCTTTAAACGACTGGGAGTGTATCTCGACTGGCGTGCTGGCGGTCTGGCCTTCTTCATGGTCTCCTCTAACGAGGTGCAACACATTCACAGCATCCGCACCAAATTCACTGAGCCTGTTTATCCAGCCTTCCGTCTTGGGTCTGGCTTTGACCATGGAACGGTCAGCTTACTTTGA
- the LOC124053231 gene encoding neoverrucotoxin subunit alpha-like isoform X2, whose protein sequence is MATDILEMPGLSRPFTLGMLYDARREKMIPGFSLFGDEVLEKYTSVSTQNSCEFQTIASDSIDSKSSMMNIQASLGVSMLGGLVEVAGSAKYLNDTKKYQNQSRVTLNYKVTTTYKQFTAPPGSVKVQQTSITDQGLATHVVTGILYGANAFFVFDSEKLDDSNLQDIQGKMEAVIKKIPTVSIEGSGSVKLTDEEKTLANNLSCKFHGDFILESLPTTFEDAVKTYQKLPNLLGEGTETVPVKVWLVPLRRFYSKAEQLVREITLGRVRKIHSILQDLCRLKMRCTDSMDDKIVRQFPLIYDRISNFLQIFQDYTLSVKQTIAKKVPLIRGGTEDESSIEKIIADRAKSPFSNENVSAWLDTIEREISALKACVGAMDETQTKFVSNQTELDKEVLAPDAKHAVCFVFTSLDRTDPYPRVLSNFLESPNSEDTTYVPPSTEDLWCFSPRVIIKMKQKARNFSELANNLKDSKNVRFLTAAMANDKYQGATIYYYKEGSLVTDDFTFPRMPMVDNIKDRRDLLWYSCDLSFDPNTLNYLLTLSDDNKHVESGKQQKYRDHPERFDCLQQVMCKERLTGCHYWEVEWTGYVRVGVSYVSIGRKGTNQPCAVGENWSSWALDYEPRKGYSFKHDKTNKNVTVASPGFKRLGVYLDWRAGGLAFFMVSSNEVQHIHSIRTKFTEPVYPAFRLGSGFDHGTVSLL, encoded by the exons GTTTCTCATTGTTTGGTGATGAAGTTCTGGAAAAATATACATCAGTCAGCACTCAAAACAGCTGTGAGTTCCAAACCATTGCCTCTGATTCCATTGATTCCAAGTCCTCTATGATGAACATTCAAGCCTCTCTTGGAGTCAGTATGCTGGGTGGACTGGTTGAAGTTGCTGGATCTGCTAAGTACCTGAATGATACAAAGAAATACCAGAATCAGAGCAGAGTCACACTCAACTACAAAGTTACTACCACTTATAAACAATTCACAGCTCCTCCTGGAAGTGTGAAGGTGCAGCAAACATCCATTACTGACCAGGGCTTGGCAACACATGTAGTCACAGGCATCCTTTATGGGGCAAATGCGTTTTTTGTATTTGACAGTGAGAAGTTAGATGATAGCAACCTTCAGGACATCCAGGGTAAAATGGAAGCTGTGATAAAGAAGATTCCTACTGTTAGTATTGAGGGGTCAGGATCTGTCAAACTGACTGATGAAGAAAAGACCTTGGCCAacaatctctcctgcaagttTCATGGAGACTTCATTCTTGAAAGCCTCCCTACAACCTTTGAAGATGCAGTGAAGACTTACCAGAAACTTCCAAATCTTCTTGGAGAAGGAACAGAAACAGTTCCTGTGAAGGTCTGGCTGGTCCCCTTGAGGAGATTCTATTCTAAAGCTGAGCAGCTGGTCCGTGAGATCACTCTTGGTAGAGTAAGAAAGATTCACAGTATCTTGCAAGACTTGTGTCGGCTGAAGATGAGATGCACTGATTCTATGGATGACAAAATTGTAAGACAGTTCCCGTTGATTTATGACAGGATTAGCAATTTCCTACAGATATTTCAGGACTACACTCTTTCTGTGAAACAGACAATTGCAAAGAAAGTTCCACTGATTCGGGGAGGTACAGAAGATGAGAGTTCAATAGAGAAGATAATTGCAGATAGGGCCAAGTCACCATTCAGCAATGAAAATGTGAGCGCGTGGCTGGATACCATAGAGAGAGAAATCAGTGCCTTAAAGGCCTGTGTAGGCGCAATGGACgaaacacagacaaagtttGTCTCAAATCAGACAGAGCTGGATAAAGAAGTTCTCGCTCCAGATGCAAAGCatgctgtgtgctttgttttcacctCCCTGGATCGCACTGATCCCTACCCTAGAGTGTTGTCCAACTTTTTGGAATCACCTAATTCAGAAGACACTACATATGTCCCTCCATCTACTGAAGACCTGTGGTGTTTCTCCCCTCGGGTGataatcaaaatgaaacaaaaagccCGGAATTTTAGTGAACTTGCCAACAACCTGAAGGACAGCAAGAATGTCCGCTTCCTCACAGCTGCCATGGCAAACGACAAATATCAAGGAGCAACTATCTACTACTACAAGGAAGGCAGTCTGGTCACTGATGACTTCACATTCCCTCGCATGCCTATGGTGGACAACATCAAAGACAGAAGAGATTTACTCTGGT ATTCCTGTGACCTGAGCTTCGACCCAAACACACTAAACTATCTCCTCACTCTATCTGATGACAACAAACACGTGGAGTctggaaaacagcagaaatatcGTGATCACCCAGAGAGGTTCGACTGCCTTCAACAGGTGATGTGCAAAGAGAGGCTGACCGGGTGCCattactgggaggtggagtggaCTGGATATGTTCGTGTAGGTGTCTCGTATGTATCAATCGGCAGGAAAGGGACAAACCAGCCCTGTGCTGTTGGAGAGAATTGGAGCTCCTGGGCTTTAGATTATGAGCCCAGAAAAGGATACAGTTTTAaacatgataaaacaaacaaaaatgtcactgtggCTTCTCCTGGCTTTAAACGACTGGGAGTGTATCTCGACTGGCGTGCTGGCGGTCTGGCCTTCTTCATGGTCTCCTCTAACGAGGTGCAACACATTCACAGCATCCGCACCAAATTCACTGAGCCTGTTTATCCAGCCTTCCGTCTTGGGTCTGGCTTTGACCATGGAACGGTCAGCTTACTTTGA
- the LOC124053239 gene encoding stonustoxin subunit beta-like, with the protein MASKTKAPADVQKSDLMAYACDLTLDPDTANNRLTLSEGNRKATYGAWQSYPDRLERFAANPQVFSRDSLKESSYWEVEWSTSPDESVYVGVAYGEIDRKSTSSDSQFGNNSISWCFGQYAAPGSPQPVLKAWHNGQVWEGPFPCGGCERVGVLLNYDAGTLSFYNVSFGDPTHLYTFQTKFTEPVYPCFWVGKCGNYLVVTEFI; encoded by the exons ATGGCCTCAAAGACCAAAGCACCTGCTGATGTTCAGAAAAGTGATCTGATGGCAT atgcctgtGATCTCACGCTGGATCCAGACACTGCAAACAACCGCCTCACTCTGTCTGAGGGAAACAGAAAGGCAACATATGGAGCATGGCAGTCATATCCTGATCGCCTAGAGAGGTTTGCTGCAAATCCTCAGGTGTTTTCTAGAGACAGCCTGAAGGAGAGCTCTTACTGGGAGGTAGAATGGAGCACCAGTCCTGATGAATCTGTTTATGTAGGGGTCGCATACGGTGagattgacagaaaatcaacaagCTCAGACAGCCAGTTTGGAAACAATTCCATCTCGTGGTGCTTTGGCCAATATGCTGCACCTGGTTCACCACAACCCGTACTCAAAGCATGGCACAATGGTCAGGTGTGGGAGGGTCCTTTTCCCTGTGGTGGCTGTGAAAGGGTTGGGGTGTTACTGAACTATGatgctggcactctgtccttctacaaTGTCTCCTTTGGTGACCCGACTCACCTCTACACCTTTCAGACCAAGTTCACTGAGCCTGTGTACCCATGCTTCTGGGTTGGAAAATGTGGCAATTACTTAGTCGTGACAGAATTCATATAA
- the LOC124053234 gene encoding neoverrucotoxin subunit beta-like isoform X2, translating into MSSDILVVAALGRPFTLGALYDGRRDKLIPDSKLWEPDHIEQNTLDCPQPSSAFEIIASDAIDDKSNLLDVEASLKASFLGGLIEVGGSAKYLNDTKKHKNQSRVTLQYKVTTNFKQLITLLGTQIENSELFENIQATHVVIGILYGANAFFVFDSDKAESSNVQDIQGNMEAMIKKIPSVEISGQGAVQLTNDESAITNNFSCKYHGDIILKSNPTTFEDAVQTYQQLPQMMGKDKAVPLTVWLMPLTNYYSEAPQLLADSSIPILRQARNLLEAIRELEMRCNDSLEDKIVKMFPQIRKKLSDFQNLRNNYMLNLRQTIAKKLLSLRRGEEDQASFLKVFEENLRSPFNINSLNMWLQCEEREINVIRSCMDIMEGAKVKVVSSQSEMDMELIDSEVQHAVCYVFTYVVDHDPFLKVLTDFLDSPKRIGNPTKLRPPTKSYWYTSDDIPEMMREKAHLFCQLAKDMKNRTVRFLVAAIENVKQEGAGIHYYREGIKIIDDFTRPYMPRVETIQDRRELRWYACDLTLDPDTANNRLTLSEGNRKATYGAWQSYPDRPERFAANPQVFSRDSLKESSYWEVEWSTSPDESVYVGVAYGEIDRKSTSSDSQFGNNSMSWCFGQYAAPGSPQPVLRAWHNGQVWEGPFPCGGCERVGVLLNYDAGTLSFYNVSFGDPTHLYTFQAKFTESVYPCFWVGKCGNYLVLTGFI; encoded by the exons ATGTCTTCAGACATCTTAGTAGTGGCTGCCCTTGGTAGACCTTTCACCTTAGGGGCGCTCTATGATGGTCGGCGAGATAAACTGATCCCAG ATTCCAAATTGTGGGAACCTGACCATATAGAACAAAACACCCTTGACTGCCCTCAGCCTAGCAGTGCATTTGAAATCATTGCATCTGACGCCATTGATGACAAGTCTAATCTGCTGGATGTTGAAGCTTCTCTGAAAGCCAGTTTCCTGGGAGGACTGATTGAAGTTGGAGGTTCTGCCAAGTATCTGAATGATACTAAGAAACACAAGAATCAGAGTCGAGTGACACTTCAGTATAAAGTGACCACTAATTTCAAACAGTTGATAACTCTTCTTGGAACCCAAATAGAAAATTCAGAATTATTTGAAAACATCCAGGCTACTCATGTAGTGATAGGGATTCTTTATGGGGCGaatgctttctttgtctttgacagTGACAAAGCAGAATCTAGCAATGTTCAGGATATCCAGGGCAACATGGAGGCTATGATAAAGAAGATTCCTTCAGTTGAAATTTCAGGGCAAGGTGCGGTCCAGCTAACAAATGATGAAAGTGCCATCACCAACAACTTCTCCTGTAAATACCATGGAGACATTATTCTTAAAAGCAACCCTACAACTTTTGAAGATGCAGTTCAAACTTACCAGCAACTTCCACAAATGATGGGAAAAGATAAGGCCGTTCCACTGACCGTATGGCTTATGCCACTGACAAATTATTACTCTGAAGCACCTCAGCTGCTTGCTGATAGCAGCATTCCAATACTTAGGCAGGCTCGGAACCTTCTAGAAGCCATAAGAGAACTGGAAATGAGATGCAATGATTCACTGGAGgacaaaatagtgaaaatgtttCCACAGATTAGAAAGAAGTTGAGCGATTTCCAAAACCTGCGTAACAATTATATGTTAAACCTCCGACAGACCATTGCAAAGAAACTTCTGTCCCTCCGAAGGGGAGAGGAAGATCAGGCTTCATTCCTCAAAGTTTTTGAGGAAAACCTCAGATCACCATTTAACATCAATAGTCTCAACATGTGGCTGCaatgtgaagaaagagagaTCAACGTCATTCGGTCCTGCATGGACATTATGGAGGGAGCAAAGGTCAAGGTTGTTTCAAGTCAGAGTGAGATGGACATGGAGCTGATTGATTCAGAAGTACAGCATGCTGTGTGCTATGTCTTCACCTATGTGGTAGACCACGACCCCTTCCTGAAGGTGTTAACTGACTTCTTGGATTCACCTAAACGAATTGGAAATCCTACTAAACTCAGACCACCAACCAAAAGCTACTGGTACACCTCAGATGACATACCAGAGATGATGAGAGAAAAAGCCCACCTTTTCTGCCAACTTGCCAAAGACATGAAGAACCGCACTGTCCGTTTCCTGGTGGCAGCAATAGAAAATGTGAAGCAAGAAGGTGCAGGCATCCACTATTACAGGGAGGGCATCAAGATCATTGATGATTTTACACGTCCTTATATGCCTCGTGTGGAGACCATACAAGACAGAAGAGAGCTACGCTGGT atgcctgtGATCTCACGCTGGATCCAGACACTGCAAACAACCGCCTCACTCTGTCTGAGGGAAACAGAAAGGCAACATATGGAGCATGGCAGTCATATCCTGATCGCCCAGAGAGGTTTGCTGCAAATCCTCAGGTGTTTTCTAGAGACAGCCTGAAGGAGAGCTCTTACTGGGAGGTAGAATGGAGCACCAGTCCTGATGAATCTGTTTATGTAGGGGTCGCATACGGTGagattgacagaaaatcaacaagCTCAGACAGCCAGTTTGGAAACAATTCCATGTCGTGGTGCTTTGGCCAATATGCTGCACCTGGTTCACCACAACCCGTACTCAGAGCATGGCACAATGGTCAGGTGTGGGAGGGTCCTTTTCCCTGTGGTGGCTGTGAAAGGGTTGGGGTGTTACTGAACTATGatgctggcactctgtccttctacaaTGTCTCCTTTGGTGACCCGACTCACCTCTACACCTTTCAGGCCAAGTTCACTGAGTCTGTGTACCCATGCTTCTGGGTTGGAAAATGTGGCAATTACTTAGTCCTGACTGGATTCATATAA
- the LOC124053234 gene encoding neoverrucotoxin subunit beta-like isoform X1 encodes MSSDILVVAALGRPFTLGALYDGRRDKLIPDSKLWEPDHIEQNTLDCPQPSSAFEIIASDAIDDKSNLLDVEASLKASFLGGLIEVGGSAKYLNDTKKHKNQSRVTLQYKVTTNFKQLITLLGTQIENSELFENIQATHVVIGILYGANAFFVFDSDKAESSNVQDIQGNMEAMIKKIPSVEISGQGAVQLTNDESAITNNFSCKYHGDIILKSNPTTFEDAVQTYQQLPQMMGKDKAVPLTVWLMPLTNYYSEAPQLLADSSIPILRQARNLLEAIRELEMRCNDSLEDKIVKMFPQIRKKLSDFQNLRNNYMLNLRQTIAKKLLSLRRGEEDQASFLKVFEENLRSPFNINSLNMWLQCEEREINVIRSCMDIMEGAKVKVVSSQSEMDMELIDSEVQHAVCYVFTYVVDHDPFLKVLTDFLDSPKRIGNPTKLRPPTKSYWYTSDDIPEMMREKAHLFCQLAKDMKNRTVRFLVAAIENVKQEGAGIHYYREGIKIIDDFTRPYMPRVETIQDRRELRWYDCELTLDPDTAHPLLTLSEDKKAAESGKRQSYPDLPERFDSYQQVLCKEGLSGRHYWEVEWGGYVRAGVTYRGITRRTWALESSLGHSEKSWVFDYYVTSGYHQIYNGKKERVSVSSPGFKRLGVYLDWPAGTLSFYMVGSNFVTHLHTFHTKFHETVYPAFLVGFSNPTRYGEIKLL; translated from the exons ATGTCTTCAGACATCTTAGTAGTGGCTGCCCTTGGTAGACCTTTCACCTTAGGGGCGCTCTATGATGGTCGGCGAGATAAACTGATCCCAG ATTCCAAATTGTGGGAACCTGACCATATAGAACAAAACACCCTTGACTGCCCTCAGCCTAGCAGTGCATTTGAAATCATTGCATCTGACGCCATTGATGACAAGTCTAATCTGCTGGATGTTGAAGCTTCTCTGAAAGCCAGTTTCCTGGGAGGACTGATTGAAGTTGGAGGTTCTGCCAAGTATCTGAATGATACTAAGAAACACAAGAATCAGAGTCGAGTGACACTTCAGTATAAAGTGACCACTAATTTCAAACAGTTGATAACTCTTCTTGGAACCCAAATAGAAAATTCAGAATTATTTGAAAACATCCAGGCTACTCATGTAGTGATAGGGATTCTTTATGGGGCGaatgctttctttgtctttgacagTGACAAAGCAGAATCTAGCAATGTTCAGGATATCCAGGGCAACATGGAGGCTATGATAAAGAAGATTCCTTCAGTTGAAATTTCAGGGCAAGGTGCGGTCCAGCTAACAAATGATGAAAGTGCCATCACCAACAACTTCTCCTGTAAATACCATGGAGACATTATTCTTAAAAGCAACCCTACAACTTTTGAAGATGCAGTTCAAACTTACCAGCAACTTCCACAAATGATGGGAAAAGATAAGGCCGTTCCACTGACCGTATGGCTTATGCCACTGACAAATTATTACTCTGAAGCACCTCAGCTGCTTGCTGATAGCAGCATTCCAATACTTAGGCAGGCTCGGAACCTTCTAGAAGCCATAAGAGAACTGGAAATGAGATGCAATGATTCACTGGAGgacaaaatagtgaaaatgtttCCACAGATTAGAAAGAAGTTGAGCGATTTCCAAAACCTGCGTAACAATTATATGTTAAACCTCCGACAGACCATTGCAAAGAAACTTCTGTCCCTCCGAAGGGGAGAGGAAGATCAGGCTTCATTCCTCAAAGTTTTTGAGGAAAACCTCAGATCACCATTTAACATCAATAGTCTCAACATGTGGCTGCaatgtgaagaaagagagaTCAACGTCATTCGGTCCTGCATGGACATTATGGAGGGAGCAAAGGTCAAGGTTGTTTCAAGTCAGAGTGAGATGGACATGGAGCTGATTGATTCAGAAGTACAGCATGCTGTGTGCTATGTCTTCACCTATGTGGTAGACCACGACCCCTTCCTGAAGGTGTTAACTGACTTCTTGGATTCACCTAAACGAATTGGAAATCCTACTAAACTCAGACCACCAACCAAAAGCTACTGGTACACCTCAGATGACATACCAGAGATGATGAGAGAAAAAGCCCACCTTTTCTGCCAACTTGCCAAAGACATGAAGAACCGCACTGTCCGTTTCCTGGTGGCAGCAATAGAAAATGTGAAGCAAGAAGGTGCAGGCATCCACTATTACAGGGAGGGCATCAAGATCATTGATGATTTTACACGTCCTTATATGCCTCGTGTGGAGACCATACAAGACAGAAGAGAGCTACGCTGGT ATGACTGTGAGCTCACCCTGGATCCAGACACAGCACACCCGCTCCTGACTCTTTCTGAAGACAAGAAAGCAGCAGAATCTGGAAAACGGCAGTCTTATCCAGATCTACCAGAGAGGTTTGACTCGTATCAGCAGGTGTTGTGCAAAGAGGGACTGAGTGGACGCCATTACTGGGAGGTAGAGTGGGGTGGTTACGTCCGTGCAGGTGTCACATATAGAGGCATCACAAGGAGAACGTGGGCATTAGAAAGCTCACTTGGACACAGTGAAAAGTCCTGGGTTTTTGATTATTATGTAACAAGTGGATATCACCAAATTTATAATGGTAAAAAGGAACGTGTCAGTGTGTCCTCTCCTGGCTTTAAACGACTAGGAGTGTATCTGGACTGgcctgctggcactctgtccttctacatGGTTGGCTCTAACTTTGTGACTCACCTCCACACCTTTCACACCAAATTCCATGAAACTGTTTATCCTGCGTTCTTGGTTGGGTTTTCAAACCCAACTCGATATGGTGAGATCAAACTCCTCTAA